From a single Xiphophorus maculatus strain JP 163 A chromosome 5, X_maculatus-5.0-male, whole genome shotgun sequence genomic region:
- the anapc11 gene encoding anaphase-promoting complex subunit 11 — MKVKIRQWSGVASWSWVANDENCGICRMPFNGCCPDCKVPGDDCPLVWGQCSHCFHMHCILKWLNSQQVQQQCPMCRQEWKFKE, encoded by the exons ATGAAGGTGAAGATAAGGCAGTGGAGCGGAGTGGCCTCCTGGTCCTGGGTGGCTAACGATGAAAACTGCGGCATCTGCAGGATGCCTTTTAACGGCTGCTGTCCGGACT GCAAAGTTCCTGGAGACGACTGCCCTCTGGTCTGGGGTCAGTGCTCTCACTGTTTCCACATGCACTGCATCCTGAAGTGGCTGAACTCCCAGCAAGTCCAGCAGCAGTGCCCTATGTGTCGTCAGGAGTGGAAGTTCAAAGAGTGA